The sequence GCTCTCAGACCAGGCAGACTTTATCCAGTTTTTAGCCGATGGCTTGAAGTTGAGTTCAGATAAAGTGGTGCTGTTGCCACTGGTGTTATTGGCGTTGGGTGGGTCGGTAGGTTTGATGGGGAGCCTGTTTGCCGTGCGTCGGTTTGCCCTGCGCTAGGCTGAAGACAGTCTTGAATTGAGGAAGGAGAGTGCAACGTGGGAACCTCGATCACGGTGGATAGCCATACCTTTGGTACGGAGGTGCTGCAAAAATCCCATGAAAAGCCAGTGCTGGTAGATTTCTTCGCCACCTGGTGTGGTCCCTGCCAAATGCTGAAGCCCATGCTGGAAAAGCTGGCGCAGGAGTACGACTTTGTGCTGGCGAAGGTAGACATCGATCGCAACCCCGACTTAGCCAACACCTATGGGGTGGAAGGTGTGCCCGATGTCCGGGTCGTGACTCAGGGCGAGGTGCAGGATGGCTTTGTCGGGGTTTTGCCGGAACCGCAGTTGCGCGAGTTGATGAGCAAACTCAACCTCAAATCAGGCTTGGAGATCGGTTTTGAGGCAATCCAGGTGGCAAAAACCGCCGGAGATGCGGAGGAAGTGAAGCGACTCTTTGGAGAGTTGATTGAACGCTATCCCGACAACCGTCCGCTATTGCTGGAAGCGGCTAAGTTTCTGATTCGCCAGAACCGCCTCGACTCTGCGGAGAAGCTGTTAAGCTCCATCCAGGAATACGAGAAGGGGTACTTTGCTCAAGCCCAGGCAATGCGATCGCTCATCCAATTTCAGCGCGAGTGCGAGAATCCGGTGATCGATCAACCCCTCGACGAAGCCTATCTACAAGCGGCTCGTGCCGTGTTAGCCGAGGATTATGAAACGGCGTTAGAGGGCTTTTTAGATATCGTGGGGCGCGATCGCAAATATCGCAACGACGGTGCCCGTAAAGCCATGCTGACATTGTTTGACCTACTGGGAGACGATCATCCACTCACGAAGACCTATCGTCGCCGCCTGATGTCAACACTGTATTAGGCTGAGTGCAGCACGCCACAGCTTGCTGCAACTCAGCCTTATCTTCTTATCTTCTTAGCGGGAAGTTGACCTGCACTTGCCGAGTTTGCGCTGATCCAGCAGGCACCCACGAGATGTTAGTAATGGTCATCGTGTTGATTTCTGGGTTGACCGTATACAGGCTTCTAAAGGGAACTGCCTGACGGGGACGCAGGTTGGTGAAGGTCAAATCAGTTAAACCTGTTTGAGACACTGCCTGATTTTGGGTCGATCGCCCCTGAAACGAGATGGTTAGTTTTGAAATGGGTTGGTCACTGTGGTTCGTGATGCAACCTACAACATAATGGCCATCTGCATCGGTGATCGAGGTGTCAAATCCCAGGTTGCTCAACTCGACAGGACCGGAGTTTGCTCCAAAGGGCACCGGACGACAGGTGATCGCAGGGGGAGCAGGCGGGGCGATCGCAACTGCTTGAGCAGGACGGGGTTGTGGAGGGGGGCTGGCTTGAGTCGGTTGTGGGCTGGGTTGAGCCGGACTGGCAGCCGGAGACGCATTGGCTTGTGGAGAAGGGCTGGCAGCGGGAGGGGGGCTTGCCTGCGGGCTGGGGCTAAATTGTAGGGCTGGATTTGCTGAAACCCCTGGACTGGGTTGAGCGGCAGGGCTTTGTCCAGTGGGGCTAGCAGGTGCCACCGGAGGAGGGGACGGCACATTGGCTTGTGAAGTCGGGCTGGCGGGTGGTGAAACTGCCGTAGACGGGTCACCTGTAGATTGCGAAGCTGTGCGGCTTGCGGCTCCTGACCAGATCGCATACCCCACCAAACCAACGATCCAGGTGGCAACCAGTGAGACAATCAGGGCTGTCCATGGAATCGGGCTGTACTCTTCTTCAGGTTGCGCGGATTCGCGTGCTTCTGGATAGACAACAGCACCTCCCGACTCCGGCTCCTGCCCTTCTGACAGATCATCAAACTGAATTGCATTCGCGCTAGCCGCTGTAAAACCTTGGTCGTAGTCATCCCCGTAGTCATCATCCAGACTTAAGGAGTCGCCAGCCTGAGTGGTGGGTGGGGCTGTGTTGTAAGTAGGACTAACGACAAACCCCTCGTCGTAGTTGTCGCCATAATCCTCTGGGTCATCAAGGGGATCGTCGGGATAGTGTAGGGCGTGTGAGCCTCCTGGCATGACATCGTAGTCATCGCCGTAGTCGTAGTCAGACTCTTCAAGCGGTTGATCAGGATAGTCGAGAGCGTGAGTGCCTCTCAGATCAAAGTCGGAGTCATTCAGTAACAGGGCATTATCAGCCTCTAACGGACGATAAGCACCGGGAATTGGCGAGTAGTTGGGTAGATCTCCTTCGTCGTGGGCAGGTTCAGCAAGCCGACTATCGTGGAAGTCGTGGAGAGCTGCCGCCTCTGTGCTCGATTCAATGCCATTGCCAATTGACGGATCAGAACTCGATACAGGGGCGATCGGGGTAACGCCTCGATTGGGTGGAGGTGGTGGTGGCGTGACCATCTTAGAAGGCACCGACTCAGGGAAGGGTTCCGTCATTCCAGGGATGGGTACGCCTGCTATGGCAATGTCTTGAATCCACGCAGGTTCACTGGCACCGATCTGCCTGCCGATGATCTTGACCGAGTCGAGGGTCTGCACCCCCAAATTTTTTAAGCCCTTCTGGACAAAGGTGGTGAGTGCCTGTCGATTTAGAACTTGGGCAGATTCCAAAACGACTTGCAGGCACCTTCCAGGCAGCAAATCTGTGGTAGCCGTGATGCCACGCGGTTGAAGCTGTTGATTCATCATGGTGGCGATCGCCGTTGGATCACCCTGCTTTGCCAGTTCTAAAAGATTCGACTGTGTCATAACTCACATAAAATCAGGGAGTGGGATTCAGTTTATCAATCGTCAATCAGGAATTGATTGAATTCATTAAAGACCGTAATTCTTAACTCGTTGTTGGCTTAACTTTTGCTTTACAATTTTGGCAACAGTTTGTCTCAGCAACCGCCTACATTGGCAACTATTTTATGATTGCTCGCCACATCCTGCCTCCGACGTGTCACCTCTAACGCTATCTATCCTATGGCTATTGGCTATCTTGCTCTGGTTCTTCATGCTCACCTGCCGTTTGTTCGCCATCCCGAAAGTGACTATGTTTTAGAAGAAGAGTGGCTATTTGAGGCTATCACGGAAACCTACGTTCCTCTGCTCCAGGTCTTTGAGGGACTTAAACGTGATGGCGTCGATTTTAAACTCACCATGAGCATGACACCGCCCCTCGTGTCGATGCTGCGTGATCCACTCCTCCAAGAACGCTATGATGCTCACCTGGCTCAGCTAGAAGAACTGGCAGAGATGGAGGTAGAGCGCAACGCTCACAACGGGCACCTGCGCTACCTGGCGGAGTATTATGCCACCGAGTTTAACAAGGTACGCGAAGTCTGGGAGCGTTATAACCACGACTTAGTGACGGCGTTCAAGCAATATCAGGATACTAACAATTTAGAGATTATTACCTGCGGGGCAACACATGGCTACCTGCCCTTAATGAAAATGTATCCCCAGGCGGTTTGGGCACAAATTCAGGTTGCCTGTCAGCACTATGAAGAAAACTTTGGGCAACCCCCCAGAGGCATTTGGCTACCAGAGTGTGCCTACTATGAAGGGCTAGAGCGAATGTTAGCCGATGCGGGGCTACGCTACTTCCTGACGGACGGACACGGCATCCTCTATGCGCGCCCGCGTCCTCGCTTTGGCACCTATGCCCCCATCTTTACGGAAACTGGAGTAGCTGCCTTTGGACGGGATCACGAATCGTCGCAACAGGTGTGGTCTTCAGAAGTGGGCTATCCGGGCGCACCTGAATATCGCGAGTTCTATCGCGACCTGGGCTGGGATGCGGAGTATGAGTACATCAAGCCCTACATCATGCCCAATGGTCAGCGCAAAAATACAGGCATCAAGTACCACAAAATCACGGGCAAAGGGCTGGGGTTAGGTGACAAAACCTGGTACGACCCCTATTGGGCACGAGAGAAAGCGGCAGAGCACGCAGGCAACTTCATGTACAACCGGGAGCGGCAAGTCGAGCATCTGCACGGCATCATGCAGCGTCCCCCAATTATCGTCTCGCCCTACGATGCTGAGTTGTTTGGGCATTGGTGGTATGAAGGACCGTGGTTCATCGACTACTTGTTCCGGAAGTCCTGGTTTGACCAGGGCACCTATGCGATGACGCACCTGGCAGACTACCTGAAAGGGCATCCAACCCAACAGGTTTGTCGTCCATCCCAATCCAGTTGGGGTTTCCGAGGCTTCCATGAATATTGGTTAAACGAAACCAACTCCTGGATTTACCCGCACTTGCACAAGGCAGCGGAACGGATGATCGACTTAGCCCGTCGAGAACCGACCGATGAGTTAGAGTGGCGTGCCCTCAACCAGGCTGGGCGCGAACTCTTGCTGGCGCAATCCTCGGACTGGGCGTTCATCATGCGAACCGGAACGATGGTGCCCTATGCTGTGCGTCGGACGCGATCGCACCTGATGCGGTTTAACAAACTGCGGGACGACATCCTCATGGGCAAGATCGACTCCGGTTGGTTAGAAAAGGTAGAGGCGATCGACAATATCTTCCCCAGCATCAACTACCGCGTTTATCGACCGTTGTAGGGAGAAGGATAAAGGCTTGTAGGGAGAAAGATAAAGGCTGAGGGATAAAAGTCAAGGGTCAGTGGTCAATGGTCAATAGTTAGTGGTTAGTGGTTAGTGGTCAAGGGTCAGTGGTCAATGGTCAGTGGTCAGTGGTCAATGGTCAATAGTTAGTGGTTAGTGGTTAGTGGTCAGTAAGCTGTAGCCACATTTGATGGGGCGGAGGTGAGTCGGAAAGGTTTAAGCACCTGGCGAATCAATTCGCGGCTATCAGAACCAAGTCCACCTGCGCGGACTATCGAAAATCAAGGGTTGGACGAACTGACACAGGTCGGTTTTGCTCCTGTAGCTGCGGTTTCAGCCACCAAGTTCTTTATCCCGAACTCTGGTTAGCTCATGATCAATTGTTAGTTGCTTGTTCTAGCCTTTAACCATTGACCATCAACTATTGACGATTGACCATTCACTATCAACCATTGACCATCAACTATTGACGATTGACCATTCACTATCAACCATTGACCATTGACCATGCTTCGCTAAACCGGAGCCTTGGGCTTGGAGCTAATATCTGTCCCCAGGATCACTTGCTTCTCTGCCATCAATTTGGGTTGCAGATAGAGATTTTCTAACAGTACGGCTGCCCCTGCGACCCAGGGGGGCACAATCAATGCGCCTAAAATTCCCAGAACCTGTGTGCCACCCAGAACGGCGAGCAGTTGATACAGCGGGTGGACTCCCACGGAGGCACCCACCAACAGCGGATCGAGCACATAGGTTTCCAGGTTTTGAATGATCACAAAGAGCAACAACACCCACAACAGCGTCCACCATCCCTGAGAGAGGGCAACGATCAGCGCAGGCACCGCGCCCAAAATCGGACCTAAAAAGGGGATGAGATTAGTCACAGCGGCGATCGCCCCTAACCCCAGAGCAAACTCCGACAACCCCAAAAAACCCAGTCCTAACGTCGTCATAATTCCCAGGATGACTGACACCAGCACCCGCCCCCGAATGTAGGTGCCGATGCGCGAGCTAATTGGGGCAATTTGGGCGGCGAGTCGTTCATCCCACGGTTCCGGAAAGAGGCGGATCAAGCTATTGATCAGCGTGCGGCTATCAGACAGCATGTAACCCGAAATAAATAAAGCCAGAATCAGGCTAAACACCCCTCCGACAATCCCAGTGGTCACGCTGTAAGACCGCACCAGCAACTCCTGGCTCGATCGCACTCCCCACGCCACCAAGCCCTGCACATTCAAAAACTTTTCCAGTTGGCTAACCAACTCTGGGCGGGTACTGTTCAGCGTGAGTATCCAGTTTTCTATCGCGACGATGAGATTACTAAAAGCAACGGGAAGCTGCCGAATCAGTTGCTCAATTTGGGTAAATGCAGTCGGACCAATGATCAAAATCACCCCTGTCAGACCCGCAATAAGCCCCAGGTAGACCAGCACAACCGTCAGCCAGCGGGGAATGCGCCACTGCTCAGCCCAATCGACCACTGGGGCGATCGAGGCAGCTAAGACAATTGAGATCATCAGCAACACAATCAGGCTCCGTAACTGCCACAAAATTACCAGTAGCAGCAGAGTTCCTAAAACCAGCAACAGGTTTGAGATAGAAAACGAAATGCGTTGTTCTGGTGCGACTTTCAAGCGATCGCCTCCTCGGTTCACCCCTTTATACTACCGTTTGGTTTGGGCAGCCCTAAACGTATAAGGATGTGTCGCACTCAACCCATTTGAAAAAAAGTGCCATAAGATGGATGGGTCAGTTTGTGCTTACCCAGGCACTTGAATGAGTGTCTTTTGAGATCGTTCTTACCGTTTAGCCTCGATTGCTCATCACCCTTCATTCATCCACACTATGCAGAAATTTGGTCTTTGTCTCATCTCCCTCAGTTGCTTAGGGCTGACTCAGCTTTGTGCTCCGGCGATTGCCTCTCGACATCAACCAACACCCACTGCCGAACCTGCATCGGAGGCTTCTGAATCTGTACAACGGCTAGCAGAGATGTTTTCAGTTGAGATTCAAAGCACCCTTAACGCCTGCTGGAATCAGGGCAAAGTAGACCTAGCGGCAGGTGCTGCTCAATCGGGCGCAGTGACCTGTGGGAATGGAACGACCGACAATACCGTCACTTATTCAGATTATGTGAATACGGTTTCTGATATTTTGGCAGCCAGTGGGCTAGTGGGCTTTCGCACAGTCATTGCCTCGAACCCCCGCATCAACCCACAAATGATTTCGACGTTTCTATCAGACCCTCAGGGCACCGCGATTTTGAGGCAAACTGTGCAAACGGCGATTACTCAAAGCCAGCTTTTACCGGCGGAGGCAACTCAGTCTAACGCTATCCTGACGGAGCAGGTGATGGAGCGGTTGGTACCGAGCCTACAGAATCCAACGGTGTTAGATGGACTGTTGGGCAGTGAGGAGCAATATACCCAGGTCGTGAGCAATTTCTGCACAGCACCCGGAATGTCTGTAAGTGAGGCAAAGGCGATCGTCCCTGACCTCAGTTCGATTCAACTGTATGCCATTTGCATCCATGAATCGGGGGTCACTGACGAAGCATTGCAGATGATGCAGTAGGAATGACAGTTGTAATTACCAATGACGATGGCATTGATGCTCCGGGCATTCGGGCATTGCGTCGAGCCGTCGAGCTAGTTTGTGGAGCCGATACAGCGATCGCCCTGGCGGCTCCTCAAGAGCAATATTCGGGATGTGGTCATCAGGTCACGACCAGTCGTCCGATACAGGTGCAACAGCAAGCCGATCAAGAGTTTGCGATCGCTGGAACTCCGGCTGACTGCACCCGTCTTGCCCTGACTCATTTGGTTCCTGACGCTCAGTGGGTGTTATCGGGTATCAATCCGGGTGGCAACCTGGGAGCCGATGTTTATATTTCCGGTACGGTGGCGGCGGTGAGAGAAGCGGCGTTTCATCGTATACCGGGAATTGCGATTTCCCACTACATCAATCGCCGACGGGCGATCGATTGGGAGGTGGCGATCGCCCGAACAGCCAAAGTTCTCGATAAACTGTTGCACCATCCACCGGAACCGGGCACTTTCTGGAACGTTAACCTGCCCCACCCAGAAGCAGGTGACCCAGAACCGGAGCTAATTTTTTGCCCCCTTTGCACCCAACCCTTACCCGCACAATATCGCATGGATGGCAACTATTTTCTCTATGCGGGGGAATATGGGAGCCGTGCTCGTGATCCCGAAGCAGATGTGGATGTGTGCTTTTCGGGCAATATTGCCGTGACTCAGATCCGGCTGTAGACGACCTTTCGATTTAAAAACCAGGCATCGGGGGATTCTCCCCCAAACCCCCAATGGGGGACGCCACTGCCTCCCCCAACCCCCCTAGCAGAAGGTGTTTCTATTAACCCACAGACGCGCTTCGCATCAGTCCCAAGTGCGGATGCTTCTGTCTTGAATGCGATCGCTTGCATAAAACTTACCGTCATCTCTGAAAGAAATTTAGAGCGGAGTACCGCCCATACAACTGGCTCAGCAATGCCTATGACAGGGTGTTGAACCAGTGATGGGTTGATTTCTTGTTGCTCTGCTCCAGGGCAGTTCTATCACCTGTAAATGCAACGCCAGAGCTTTTCAAGAAGCTCTAATTTGGCATCGATTCATTCACTTTATCCAAAGCTAGAGCGGCACTTATGAACGATATCCTCTTGCACCAAAACAGCCTTCTTCCCAACCCTGCGGGCAATACCTGGCGAATTAACTTAGAGCAATTGCGGGTCGCTGATGCTCAAGAAGAAACCTTTCCTAGAATTGACGATGGTGATGAACCCTACTTTGCTGTCATTGGGTTTCGCTCGCGTTTCAACACACTCAACTCAACCCAGGTTTTCATCAACGATTTTACAGACGAAGATTGGGCAAACGAAGTAGATGATGGCGATGTTCGCACCATTCCTCAAAGCATGGGGTCGGTGTCCTTCAACAATATCAACTTGGTCAGCGCAGATGAGTTAAATAACGGCGTCATGCCGGAATTGGTAGGGGCGATCGCCATTGCCTTTGAGAGAGATACAAGCCGTTGGAGTGATATTTATCGCTTGATGGAAGAGATTCAAGGCATTGTGAATCAAGCATTGATTCAGTTGGTTGAAGAAGGACAGCTGGATCTGACTAACCTGCGAGACGGGTTGGGTGGTGTGATTGAGCAAGTGCGATCGCGAATGGAGGTCAGTTTTTTAGAGAAAATTGGTGAGTTTTTAACCCCCCTGAGTAATAGTGATGACTACATTGGATTGCATTCCTTCTGGTTGCCAGCGATCGACGCTGACCTGGCAAGTGACATTACCTTTCCCACGTTTGCCAATGCTACGGTTGGGGCGTTGAGCGAACGCAGCTTTAGTCTAGATGCCAATCCGATTGAGTTTCGGGGCGACGGTGCCCGCTACGAAGTAGGAGCCGCTGTTCGGGTGGATACCCACATCGCTAACTCACCCGAAGCTTATGACGAGTTCGGTTCGGTGTTAATTGCAGGCAATTTTAATGGAGCCAGTGGCACCGATTTGGCGATCGGGGTGCAATTTGAAGACATTGCGGCTGCGATTAATGCTGGAGCCGTGAACGTCGCCTATGGCACCAACAGTGGGCTGACAGCCAGCAACAACCAGATCTGGCACCAGGGAGTGGTCGGATTGCCCTGGACGGCTGAAACCAATGATCTATTTGGCACGAGTCTGGCGGCGGGTGACTTTAACCGCGACGGCAGAGACGATCTGGCGATCGGGGTGAGCGGCGAAGACAACGACACCGGGGCGGTGAATGTGCTGTATGGTTCTGCTGCTGGCTTAGGCACTGTGAGACGGCAAGACTGGAGCCAGGGCAGTTCGGGAATTGAGGGGGCAGAAGAAGTGGGCGATCGCTTTGGTTCTAGCCTGACGGTGGGTGACTTTGATGGTGATGGATACGATGACCTGGCGGTGGGAGCCGTGGGTGAGGCGGTCGGTTCACGGACAGAAGCGGGAGCCGTCAACATTCTTTATGGGAGCGGTACAGGCTTATCGAACGACAACGATCAAATCTGGCAGCAGGACGTTGAAAACGTTCAGGGCAATGCATCCACGGGCGATCGCTATGGGTCGAGTCTGGCGGCAGGCGACTTCAACGGAGACGGCAGAGACGATTTGGCGATCGGAGTGACTGGTGAAGACGCCTATGCTCTGGATAATGCTGGGGCAGTCAACGTGCTCTATGGAACAGTCAGCGGATTAACGGCGATCGGCGACCAACTGTGGAATCAAGACAGCAACGGAGTCCTCGACACCGCCGAAGCCAACGATCGCTTTGGCTCCAGTCTTGCAACAGGCGACTTCAACGGTGACAACCGGGATGACCTGGCGATTGGTGTTACCTTTGAGGATATCGGAACGGTTGTTGATGCAGGTGCAGTCAGCGTCTTGCATGGCTCAGATACCGGACTCACTGCCGTCAATGACCAGTTCTGGCATCAAAACAACCTGGGAGCAGGCACCGAGGTAGGCGTGGGCGATCGCTTTGGGGCGGCTCTCGCCGTTGGAGACTTTAACCAGGATGGATTCAGTGATCTGGCGATCGGTGTCCCTTACGAAGAGGTCAATGGCATCACGAACGCCGGAGCAGTGAATGTGCTGTATGGTTCTACAACGGGCTTGACTGCGGTTGGCAGACAGGTGTGGCACCAAAACAGCCCATTTGTGGAAGAAACCGCCGAATCAGGCGATCGCTTTGGCTCCAGTTTGACCGCAGGTGACTTTAACAACGATGGTTACAGCGACTTGGCGATCGGCGTTCCGGGTGAAAACGTTGGCAGCATTCTTAATGCAGGGGCTACGCAGATTCTCTATGGTTCTGCTACTGGGCTGTCTGCCTTTGCCTTTTCTGTCCTTGACCTGAATCCCTCACCACAACCTACGCTCACTATTTGATGAATTGGGTTATCTCGACCTCGACATCGGGCAACGCTAGAGGGGTCAATTTGCCCGATGTCAGTTGCCCAATCGACGTATAGTTACCATCTTGTGGCTAACGATGCACCCACACCTGAGCATTGGCAATAGCGATGGAAAGGATTAAGGATAAAGGATAAGGGATAAAGGATTAGAAGGATAGAGGATGAAGAATAGGAAGAGAATTCTATGAGCATCAGCGTTACTCTCATTGTAATTAGGAGGGTAAGGGATTCGGCTAAAATACCCAAAAGGTATTGTGCAGCATAGGGGCGTTGAGTGATGCGTGTTTTGGTGATTGGGGGAACGCGATTTATTGGGGTGTCTCTGACCCAACAATTGGTTGAGCAAGGACATGAGGTCGTGCTGTTTAACCGGGGAAACCGTCCTGCCCCAGAAGGCGTGACACAGATTCAGGGCGATCGCACTGACCCTGCCCAACTCAAAGCCAAACTCGCTGACGAATCCTTTGATGCCGTTTTTGACAACAACGGTCGCGAGTTGAGCAATACCCAACCCCTCGCAGAGATTTTCAAAGACCGCATTCAGCACTTTGTCTACGTCAGTTCTGCTGGAGTTTACTTGAAGTCAGACCAGATGCCCCATGTGGAAGGCGACCCAGTTGACCCCAAAAGTCGCCACAAGGGCAAGTTTGAAACCGAGGCTTACCTAGCGGAGCAAGGGCTACCATTTACCTCCGTGCGTCCGGTCTACATCTACGGCCCCCAGAACTACAACGACTTAGAAGCCTGGTTCTTTGACCGAATTGTGCGCGATCGCCCCATCCCCATTCCGGGTAACGGTGCCCACATCACTCAGTTGGGGCACGTCAAGGATTTAGCCGCTGCGATGGTGGCGATTTTGGGTAACTCCAAAGCCATTGGACAGATTTATAACGTGTCGGGCGATCGCTATGTCACCTTTGATGGATTAGCCCGTGCCTGTGCTGTTGCCGCAGGCAAATCACCCGATGCCTTAAAAATTGTGCATTACGATCCTAAGAAGTTTGACTTTGGCAAGCGCAAAGCCTTTCCCATGCGCGTACAGCATTTCTTTGCAGACATCCACAAAGCCCAAACCGAATTGAATT is a genomic window of Oscillatoria sp. FACHB-1407 containing:
- a CDS encoding glycoside hydrolase family 57 protein, whose product is MAIGYLALVLHAHLPFVRHPESDYVLEEEWLFEAITETYVPLLQVFEGLKRDGVDFKLTMSMTPPLVSMLRDPLLQERYDAHLAQLEELAEMEVERNAHNGHLRYLAEYYATEFNKVREVWERYNHDLVTAFKQYQDTNNLEIITCGATHGYLPLMKMYPQAVWAQIQVACQHYEENFGQPPRGIWLPECAYYEGLERMLADAGLRYFLTDGHGILYARPRPRFGTYAPIFTETGVAAFGRDHESSQQVWSSEVGYPGAPEYREFYRDLGWDAEYEYIKPYIMPNGQRKNTGIKYHKITGKGLGLGDKTWYDPYWAREKAAEHAGNFMYNRERQVEHLHGIMQRPPIIVSPYDAELFGHWWYEGPWFIDYLFRKSWFDQGTYAMTHLADYLKGHPTQQVCRPSQSSWGFRGFHEYWLNETNSWIYPHLHKAAERMIDLARREPTDELEWRALNQAGRELLLAQSSDWAFIMRTGTMVPYAVRRTRSHLMRFNKLRDDILMGKIDSGWLEKVEAIDNIFPSINYRVYRPL
- a CDS encoding FG-GAP repeat protein; its protein translation is MNDILLHQNSLLPNPAGNTWRINLEQLRVADAQEETFPRIDDGDEPYFAVIGFRSRFNTLNSTQVFINDFTDEDWANEVDDGDVRTIPQSMGSVSFNNINLVSADELNNGVMPELVGAIAIAFERDTSRWSDIYRLMEEIQGIVNQALIQLVEEGQLDLTNLRDGLGGVIEQVRSRMEVSFLEKIGEFLTPLSNSDDYIGLHSFWLPAIDADLASDITFPTFANATVGALSERSFSLDANPIEFRGDGARYEVGAAVRVDTHIANSPEAYDEFGSVLIAGNFNGASGTDLAIGVQFEDIAAAINAGAVNVAYGTNSGLTASNNQIWHQGVVGLPWTAETNDLFGTSLAAGDFNRDGRDDLAIGVSGEDNDTGAVNVLYGSAAGLGTVRRQDWSQGSSGIEGAEEVGDRFGSSLTVGDFDGDGYDDLAVGAVGEAVGSRTEAGAVNILYGSGTGLSNDNDQIWQQDVENVQGNASTGDRYGSSLAAGDFNGDGRDDLAIGVTGEDAYALDNAGAVNVLYGTVSGLTAIGDQLWNQDSNGVLDTAEANDRFGSSLATGDFNGDNRDDLAIGVTFEDIGTVVDAGAVSVLHGSDTGLTAVNDQFWHQNNLGAGTEVGVGDRFGAALAVGDFNQDGFSDLAIGVPYEEVNGITNAGAVNVLYGSTTGLTAVGRQVWHQNSPFVEETAESGDRFGSSLTAGDFNNDGYSDLAIGVPGENVGSILNAGATQILYGSATGLSAFAFSVLDLNPSPQPTLTI
- a CDS encoding D-galactonate transporter, with product MVNGQWLIVNGQSSIVDGQWLIVNGQSSIVDGQWLKARTSN
- a CDS encoding AI-2E family transporter, whose translation is MKVAPEQRISFSISNLLLVLGTLLLLVILWQLRSLIVLLMISIVLAASIAPVVDWAEQWRIPRWLTVVLVYLGLIAGLTGVILIIGPTAFTQIEQLIRQLPVAFSNLIVAIENWILTLNSTRPELVSQLEKFLNVQGLVAWGVRSSQELLVRSYSVTTGIVGGVFSLILALFISGYMLSDSRTLINSLIRLFPEPWDERLAAQIAPISSRIGTYIRGRVLVSVILGIMTTLGLGFLGLSEFALGLGAIAAVTNLIPFLGPILGAVPALIVALSQGWWTLLWVLLLFVIIQNLETYVLDPLLVGASVGVHPLYQLLAVLGGTQVLGILGALIVPPWVAGAAVLLENLYLQPKLMAEKQVILGTDISSKPKAPV
- a CDS encoding NAD-dependent epimerase/dehydratase family protein; translated protein: MRVLVIGGTRFIGVSLTQQLVEQGHEVVLFNRGNRPAPEGVTQIQGDRTDPAQLKAKLADESFDAVFDNNGRELSNTQPLAEIFKDRIQHFVYVSSAGVYLKSDQMPHVEGDPVDPKSRHKGKFETEAYLAEQGLPFTSVRPVYIYGPQNYNDLEAWFFDRIVRDRPIPIPGNGAHITQLGHVKDLAAAMVAILGNSKAIGQIYNVSGDRYVTFDGLARACAVAAGKSPDALKIVHYDPKKFDFGKRKAFPMRVQHFFADIHKAQTELNWQPEFDLISGLKDSFENDYLTTQRDKSDIDFSTDDEILKAVN
- the surE gene encoding 5'/3'-nucleotidase SurE; the encoded protein is MTVVITNDDGIDAPGIRALRRAVELVCGADTAIALAAPQEQYSGCGHQVTTSRPIQVQQQADQEFAIAGTPADCTRLALTHLVPDAQWVLSGINPGGNLGADVYISGTVAAVREAAFHRIPGIAISHYINRRRAIDWEVAIARTAKVLDKLLHHPPEPGTFWNVNLPHPEAGDPEPELIFCPLCTQPLPAQYRMDGNYFLYAGEYGSRARDPEADVDVCFSGNIAVTQIRL
- a CDS encoding tetratricopeptide repeat protein, which encodes MGTSITVDSHTFGTEVLQKSHEKPVLVDFFATWCGPCQMLKPMLEKLAQEYDFVLAKVDIDRNPDLANTYGVEGVPDVRVVTQGEVQDGFVGVLPEPQLRELMSKLNLKSGLEIGFEAIQVAKTAGDAEEVKRLFGELIERYPDNRPLLLEAAKFLIRQNRLDSAEKLLSSIQEYEKGYFAQAQAMRSLIQFQRECENPVIDQPLDEAYLQAARAVLAEDYETALEGFLDIVGRDRKYRNDGARKAMLTLFDLLGDDHPLTKTYRRRLMSTLY